The genomic region AGTTTCCTGCTGTTGTCTTTGAAAACGAATTTTGTATAAAAGATTAATAAAGGGAACAAAAAGAAAACTATTAATAAGAAACGAGAAAATCAGTAAACCTAAAAGGATAGCCATGGAAGCCTTTCTAAGATTTTGGGTCCTAAGATAAGAAGGGCAATAATGGTTGCCCCGATCGCGGTTAAAAGCATCATGCCGGCGGCAACGTCTTTCGCGGTCTTTGCCGACTCCCGCCATTCGGTCGTCACCAAATCGGTGACTGATTCAATGGCCGTATTCATCATTTCCGTAGCCAAACCTATAAACGTCACCAAAACCAAAATCGTCATCTCGATAAAAGAAATCCCAAGAAAAAATCCCGATAAAATCGCCGCCGTGGCCAGAAAAACGTGGATTTTAAAATTTGGCTGGGAGGTTAAAGCGTAAGATAAACCGGCAAAAGCATTTTTAAAAGAAATATGATGTCGCTTCAAAGTTTCTACCATAGAAAAATTATACTCGTTTTTGCAACTCGGAGCAAGAAAGACAAGAATTATAATAATGACAGGAAATAACCTTACAGAAAACGGCTTTTTTTTCTAAAAGAAAAATTATCCTTTCTAAATGTTTCAGCAACGAACCCTTAAGATACCATAAGTCTTCCGGCCGAAGAAGATTTTCCAAGATTTCTGCGACTTCCTGAACGTCTTTGGCCCAAAAAATATGCGACTTTTCCATGCCTGTTTTCTTAGCCGCTTGAGTCGTCAGTTTCTGCAGAGGTCCGACGCCGACGAAAAAATCAATTTTAAGTCCGGCGATAAATTTGCCCAAGTTTTGATGTTCTTCCAAAGCATATTGCCCCAACTCTCCCATTTCCCCCAAGACGGCAATTTTTCTCCCCCGGCAGGGGAGAATCATTAGTGTTTCTAAACCTGCCCTGACCGAGGCCGGATTAGCTCTTAAATGATCATCCAGAATAATTGTTCCCAGCGGTCCTTTTTCTAAGCTTAATCTTCCTGAAAGAGGCTTAATCTCCCCTAGTCCCCTTTTTATTTGCTTCGTGGTTAATCCGTAAATTAAGCCCGCGGCGGCGGTGGCGAGTCCCTCGTGAACGGCATGTTGACCCAAAAGGCCTATCTTAAGGTCTAAATCGGTCACGCCAAATTGTCTGGCGTGAAGCTTAAAAGAAGTTCCCGTCAACCCCGCCTCAATTTCATCAGCCCAAAAGTCACAAGCCTTATCGGTCCCGTACCATAAAACTTTAGCCCTGGTTCTTTCGGCCATTTTTCTTACCAAGACGTCGTCAAAATTAAGAATTGCCCAACCATTAGAAGGCAAAGCTTTAAGCAGTTTTGCCTTCTCTTCCATGATCCCTTCAATCGAACCTAATAATTCCGGTTCGGAATGAACCGGCGAAATGCCGGTCAAAACGGCTATTTGGGGATTAAAAAGAGAAAGGTGTTTATCCATTTCGCCGCGGTGATCAACGCCGCACTCTAAAACCAAAACCTCGTGCCCGGGTCTAAGTTTAAGAAGCGTCATCGGCAGGTTATAGACCGTATCCAAATTAAGATCGGTCTGCAGGGTTTTATACTTCTGACTTAAAACGTAAGTGATGGCTCTTACCGTGTTCGTTTTGCCGAAAGAACCGGTGACAGCGATAATCTTCAGATGAGGAAAAAGTTTTAACCAGTTTTTAGCCAACTGGCGACGAAGAGAGTGAAATGGCTGTTTCCACGAGGTGTTTTCCATTAACGTAATTTTACCACATTTAGCTTTTTTGAAGGGCAAGCTCAATAAGTTTTTCCAGAAGTTTGGGGTATGACATTCGCACCCCCTTGGCTTCCTTGGGCACGATGGAAGCTGAGGTTAAACCGGGAAGGGTATTAATTTCCAAAGCGTAAGGTTTTTGGCCGACGAGGATAAATTCCACCCGCGCCACGCCCCTGGCCCCAATGGTTTTAAAGATCCTGACGGACAGACCCTGAAGCGTTTTTGTCATCTTTGACGAAAGCCTGGCCGGCACAATTTCTTCTGCTTTGCCCTTAATATATTTAGCCTCATAATCAAAAAACTCGTTTTTAGGCAAAATCTCCGCTAAAGGCAAAGCCTGAGGATTGGCGTTGCCCAAAACGGCACAGCTTATTTCCCTCCCCTTAAGATACTCTTCAACTAAGACCGGCTCGGAATAAGCAAAGGCCAAATCTAAAGCTTTCTTCAGTTCTTCCTTGCCATGAACGACTGAGGCTCCGACACTTGAACCCTGATTACAAGGTTTAACAAAAACCGGCGGCTTTTTAAAAAAACGCCAAATTAATTCCGGCGGATCATTTTTTCTGAAAACCAGGTATCGAGGAAAAGGAATTTTTTCAGAAGCCAGAACTTTTCTAAACATAATTTTGTCCATACCCAAAGCGCTAGCCAAAACGCCTGAGCCGGTATAGGGTATATTTAAAAGCTCAAGTAGTCCCTGAATAGTGCCATCTTCCCCGTAAGGACCATGCATGGCCAAAAAAGCGACATCAATTTTTTGTTCGTTAAGAATTGTCTGATTTTGAAGAGGAATTGTTTCCAAAGAAGATTGTTCTTTCTTTTGGTCAGGAAGGCGATGAACAATCGTGTCCAGTTCCAAAAACTTATTTAAAGGTAAAGGTTGCCATCTTTGACCGTCGCGGGAAATAACGACGGGCAAAACTTCAAACTTTTCCTTATTAAGATAAGCCACGACTTCTCTGCCTGTGGCCAAAGAAACGTCATACTCCGGCGTCCGGCCGCCCATCAAAACCGCAACTTTAATCTTTTTCATGAGTTAACTAGAAAAAATTATTTAACTTGTTTATTTTTAAATTCGGTAAAATATTTTGTCCCCGGCAAAACGTCATCAAAAACAAAAGTCCCGGGTCCGACGACGGCGTTTTTCCCGATGATCGTCCCAGGCATGGTTCCGACCCCGATACCGGTATAGACATTCTCGCCCAAAATAACGCCAAAATCGTCAAGTCCCGTCTCAACCTTTTTCCCTTTTATTTTAACTTTAATCACTTGTCTGTCAAAACGCCGGTTGGCCGTCGTAAAATTGTGAGCCAAACGACAACCCTCACCGATAATGGACGAGGCCACGAAACCGCTGCCAAGCGTGGCTCCGGGCAAGAAAACACTATTTTTAATTTCCGAAAAAGCTCCGACCCTGGCGTTTTCTTCCAGGACCGCTCCGTCCCTAATTAAGGAATTGTTGCCCACCAAAACGTTCTTGCCTAAATAAACAGGGCCTTTAATGACGGCATTTTCGTGAATCGTCACGCCGTCCTCAATCTTCATTTTTCCCACCAAAATAACCCCTTTGCCGATTTTGGCCCCCCGACTGATTTGATGGGGCATTTTTTCTAATAAATAATCCTTAACGGCCAAAAGATCCCAAGGATATTTTAAGGAAACCGGTTTCGCTTGCGTTTTGACAACTTTAACTTTTTTAAGTTTCATATATTGATCAAGAGCTGTCTCAAACTGATACTGATCTCTCGGAGTTTTTGCCAAAACAGGCAAGAAATCTTTCGTTAAAAGATAGATCCCGACAACGCAGGTTCGACTAGATTCCTGGCTTTTCGGCGGTTTTTCTATAAGTCTTAAGGCCTGATCGTCTTGAAGATCCAAAACCCCAAACTCCCAAAAATTTTCTTTTTCTTCGGCTAATAAGACGGCATCGGCTTCTCTTTTTTTCTCGATCATCAACTGGCTGAAATTATCAATATCCAAATGATGTGCGTTAAGCAAGAAAAATTCTTCCTGAAGATGATCCCTGGCTTTTAATAGAGCATCCCCCATACCCAGGGGCTTGTCTTGAGTCACGTAAGTTATGGCCACACCGAACTTTTTTCCGTCACCAAAATAATTTTTAATCTGGGGATCGCCGGTTTCAACCAGAATGATTTTTTTGATCGCCAATTTTGCCAAGGCTTCAATGGTCCAAGCCAAAATGGGTTTCCCCATTAAAGGAATCAGACATTTAGGCCTTCCTTCGGAAAGCGGATAAAAACGGGTTGAGGCTCCGGCCGCTAAAATCACGGCTTGCATAATTATTCCCTCCTTTGAATTTTAGCTCCAATTTTTGTCAGACGAGATTCAAAATTTTCGTATCCCCGGTCAATGTGCTCGACCCCTAATAAAATACTTTCACCCCGAGCGACTAAAGCTCCCAAAACAAGCGTGGCTCCGGCCCTTAAATCAGGAATTGACAAAACGGCATTATGAAGCGTCGTTGGTCCCGTTACTTTAATCGCGTGGAAATTTCCCGGCCTGTCGTCTTCCGGATTAAAGTTGTAAAAAGTTTCCCGATTCGGAACCGGAGGATTAAAAAAAGAAATTTTGGCTCCCATTTTAATCAGCTGCTCAACATATTGGAAGCGGCTTTCATAAACCGTTTCGTGAATAATGGCTTCTCCTTCTGCTTGGGTCATTAAAACCGCCCAGGGCGCCTGCCAGTCGGTCATAAACCCCGGATGAGGAGAAGAAACGACATGAGCGCTTTTTAAGGATTTTTGGTAGTAAAATTTTATTCCCTGTTCTTGTGGTTCCCAACCGGCTCCAATTTCGGTCAGTTTCTCAAGAAAGATTTTTAAGTTTTGGGGCGATGTTCCCTTAACCAAGACATGACCGCGGGTCACCAAGGCGGCAATCGCAAAGGTGACGGCTTCGTTGCGATCTGACATGATTTTATAATTTGTTCCCTTGAGTTTCTTAACCCCTTCGATCACAATTTTTCTTGGTTCTGTCCGCCTGATCTTGGC from Patescibacteria group bacterium harbors:
- a CDS encoding UDP-N-acetylmuramoyl-tripeptide--D-alanyl-D-alanine ligase; the protein is MENTSWKQPFHSLRRQLAKNWLKLFPHLKIIAVTGSFGKTNTVRAITYVLSQKYKTLQTDLNLDTVYNLPMTLLKLRPGHEVLVLECGVDHRGEMDKHLSLFNPQIAVLTGISPVHSEPELLGSIEGIMEEKAKLLKALPSNGWAILNFDDVLVRKMAERTRAKVLWYGTDKACDFWADEIEAGLTGTSFKLHARQFGVTDLDLKIGLLGQHAVHEGLATAAAGLIYGLTTKQIKRGLGEIKPLSGRLSLEKGPLGTIILDDHLRANPASVRAGLETLMILPCRGRKIAVLGEMGELGQYALEEHQNLGKFIAGLKIDFFVGVGPLQKLTTQAAKKTGMEKSHIFWAKDVQEVAEILENLLRPEDLWYLKGSLLKHLERIIFLLEKKAVFCKVISCHYYNSCLSCSELQKRV
- the murA gene encoding UDP-N-acetylglucosamine 1-carboxyvinyltransferase encodes the protein MAEYTINGGFALQGEVEISGAKNVVLPAIAAALLTDEEVRLENVPLIADLSLMLEMAKGLGVEVNLKNDHTLTLSAARIKNRPIPLDIAAKLRTSFLMLVPLLTRFGEAEIPNPGGCRIGARPIERSIEALCQLGAKITYESTDGYFHAVVSKFQGKTFKFAKNTHTGTEMVILAAVLAAGTTILENAAAEPEVDDLINLLNKMGAKIRRTEPRKIVIEGVKKLKGTNYKIMSDRNEAVTFAIAALVTRGHVLVKGTSPQNLKIFLEKLTEIGAGWEPQEQGIKFYYQKSLKSAHVVSSPHPGFMTDWQAPWAVLMTQAEGEAIIHETVYESRFQYVEQLIKMGAKISFFNPPVPNRETFYNFNPEDDRPGNFHAIKVTGPTTLHNAVLSIPDLRAGATLVLGALVARGESILLGVEHIDRGYENFESRLTKIGAKIQRRE
- a CDS encoding D-alanine--D-alanine ligase, with protein sequence MKKIKVAVLMGGRTPEYDVSLATGREVVAYLNKEKFEVLPVVISRDGQRWQPLPLNKFLELDTIVHRLPDQKKEQSSLETIPLQNQTILNEQKIDVAFLAMHGPYGEDGTIQGLLELLNIPYTGSGVLASALGMDKIMFRKVLASEKIPFPRYLVFRKNDPPELIWRFFKKPPVFVKPCNQGSSVGASVVHGKEELKKALDLAFAYSEPVLVEEYLKGREISCAVLGNANPQALPLAEILPKNEFFDYEAKYIKGKAEEIVPARLSSKMTKTLQGLSVRIFKTIGARGVARVEFILVGQKPYALEINTLPGLTSASIVPKEAKGVRMSYPKLLEKLIELALQKS
- a CDS encoding NDP-sugar synthase, producing the protein MQAVILAAGASTRFYPLSEGRPKCLIPLMGKPILAWTIEALAKLAIKKIILVETGDPQIKNYFGDGKKFGVAITYVTQDKPLGMGDALLKARDHLQEEFFLLNAHHLDIDNFSQLMIEKKREADAVLLAEEKENFWEFGVLDLQDDQALRLIEKPPKSQESSRTCVVGIYLLTKDFLPVLAKTPRDQYQFETALDQYMKLKKVKVVKTQAKPVSLKYPWDLLAVKDYLLEKMPHQISRGAKIGKGVILVGKMKIEDGVTIHENAVIKGPVYLGKNVLVGNNSLIRDGAVLEENARVGAFSEIKNSVFLPGATLGSGFVASSIIGEGCRLAHNFTTANRRFDRQVIKVKIKGKKVETGLDDFGVILGENVYTGIGVGTMPGTIIGKNAVVGPGTFVFDDVLPGTKYFTEFKNKQVK
- a CDS encoding diacylglycerol kinase family protein, producing MVETLKRHHISFKNAFAGLSYALTSQPNFKIHVFLATAAILSGFFLGISFIEMTILVLVTFIGLATEMMNTAIESVTDLVTTEWRESAKTAKDVAAGMMLLTAIGATIIALLILGPKILERLPWLSF